One genomic segment of Danio aesculapii chromosome 15, fDanAes4.1, whole genome shotgun sequence includes these proteins:
- the LOC130242146 gene encoding piggyBac transposable element-derived protein 3-like: protein MAALHSKHRKYTVLEVLECIADGNVSDVDNMLSDEEDGDTVDRSPTVGQDRDEPLLPEVGGEIEVEAEESQDQEDREDHDADVEPLLCNVTKKSDIHWRQTPFTPVQTTWESPSTDPPEPLTPYGYFKQYVPSEMFELMSTMTNIYAEQKAVKGYKHASASEIEVLVGLHMAMGVFGIPRVRMYWSSRISIGIFKDTMSRDRFFQLRSNLHVVNNYERPPEDTDVFFKVRPLYESIRKRCLQLQLEEELCVDEQIVPFRGKLSVLQYVKGKPTPWGVKLYFLCGKSGLAYDFLIYQGATTELSEQSKKVLGHGASVVTHLCQRIKAPNHKIYFDNYFTTYNVLEVLAEKKIHAAGTARICRFANPPLKTDKEMSKKERGNHDQVRSRDGKIVLVKWFDNRSVVLASNFVGVGEEDEVQRWDQKEKQYLKVKRPEVVKKYNKAMGGVDKLDQLISLYRIDIRSRKWPLRMIFHAFDFAVVNSWLEYRRDHESKGTQPQKIMDLLDFKMNVAEVLVCAGKPHVSRKRGRPSNSDTTSTDPTPHNATREKRGAMERGPVPEVQKDMVDHMPNYDGKKEATRCKLPGCSGKTHVFCDKCKVHYCFVSQRNCFKEAHRK from the exons ATGGCAGCACTTCATTCCAAACACAGAA AGTACACAGTTCTTGAAGTCCTTGAATGTATAGCAGATGGAAATGTCTCAGATGTGGACAATATGttgagtgatgaggaagatggaGATACAGTTGATAGATCTCCAACAGTTG GGCAAGACAGAGATGAGCCACTGTTACCAGAGGTAGGGGGAGAAATTGAGGTTGAGGCAGAGGAAAGTCAGGATCAAGAAGACAGAGAAGATCATGATGCAGATGTAGAACCATTACTTTGTAATGTCACAAAGAAAAGTGATATTCATTGGCGTCAGACCCCCTTTACCCCAGTACAGACTACATGGGAAAGTCCTTCCACTGACCCTCCTGAGCCACTAACACCatatggctacttcaagcagtATGTTCCAAGTGAGATGTTTGAACTGATGAGCACAATGACCAATATATATGCGGAACAAAAGGCAGTCAAGGGTTACAAACATGCTTCAGCTTCTGAGATTGAAGTCCTTGTTGGCCTACATATGGCGATGGGCGTGTTTGGTATTCCCAGAGTGAGAATGTACTGGTCCTCCAGAATCAGTATTGGAATTTTCAAGGATACCATGTCTCGAGATCGTTTTTTTCAGCTCCGCTCCAACCTACATGTTGTGAACAACTATGAGAGGCCTCCGGAAGACACTGATGTGTTCTTTAAGGTCAGGCCACTCTATGAGTCCATAAGGAAACGCTGTCTGCAGCTACAACTGGAGGAAGAGCTTTGTGTTGATGAGCAGATTGTGCCTTTCAGGGGAAAACTCTCTGTGCTCCAGTATGTCAAAGGGAAACCTACACCATGGGGAGTGAAGTTGTATTTCCTTTGTGGCAAAAGTGGGCTTGCTTATGATTTCCTCATCTACCAAGGTGCCACAACAGAGCTTTCTGAGCAAAGCAAAAAGGTTTTAGGCCATGGCGCTTCTGTTGTCACGCACTTGTGCCAGAGAATCAAGGCTCCCAACCATAAGATCTATTTTGACAATTACTTCACCACTTACAATGTTCTTGAAGTTCTTGCAGAAAAGAAAATCCATGCTGCTGGAACAGCAAGGATTTGTCGTTTTGCAAATCCTCCACTAAAGACAGAcaaggaaatgtcaaagaaaGAGCGGGGAAACCATGATCAAGTTCGAAGTAGAGATGGAAAGATTGTTCTGGTGAAGTGGTTTGATAATCGCTCTGTTGTGCTGGCTTCCAACTTTGTTGGTGTTGGAGAAGAAGATGAAGTTCAGAGGTGGGATCAAAAAGAGAAGCAGTATCTGAAGGTCAAGCGTCCAGAGGTTGTGAAGAAATACAACAAGGCCATGGGAGGGGTGGACAAGCTTGATCAACTAATCAGCCTTTACAGGATTGATATCAGATCTCGCAAATGGCCACTGCGCATGATTTTTCATGCCTTTGATTTTGCTGTGGTGAACAGTTGGCTTGAGTATCGCAGAGACCATGAAAGCAAGGGAACTCAGCCACAGAAAATCATGGATCTTCTTGATTTCAAAATGAATGTGGCTGAAGTGCTTGTGTGTGCTGGGAAGCCGCATGTTTCAAGAAAACGAGGAAGACCAAGCAATTCTGACACCACCAGTACCGACCCTACTCCCCATAATGCAACTAGAGAAAAAAGAGGTGCAATGGAACGTGGGCCAGTTCCTGAAGTCCAAAAAGATATGGTGGACCACATGCCAAATTATGATGGGAAAAAAGAAGCAACAAGATGCAAACTGCCAGGTTGTTCTGGAAAAACACATGTCTTCTGTGATAAGTGCAAGGTGCACTATTGCTTTGTGTCACAGAGAAATTGTTTCAAAGAGGCACACCGAAAATGA